From the Cryptomeria japonica chromosome 2, Sugi_1.0, whole genome shotgun sequence genome, one window contains:
- the LOC131078897 gene encoding pentatricopeptide repeat-containing protein At1g63330 — MAANIRWGRHIQVFHTHFHICLLRIFFHNNRTIQSENALMRVSSIYPQHPPSTCSVSSKENSGQNRELFNRVFETLKQGHWGTIEELIQELTAFQLVQIMKLLQNPTLAFRLFKLRSSQQNSGHCFISFCCKVAHILAKENMWGLAQDVLCYLVQRNLGVLVIFETLWNRFSGGYFYSHPAVFDFLFRALVRTKMLRDAVNIFYRMKSLGLRPCIHSFNIFLNVLIQQNRAHIAVEALAVLIVNNIEPNVRTFNTIINASCKIGEFQKGTEFMQEMDKYGCEPNVYTYNTLINAYCKEGRFQEAWKLLWIMMDRGCGPDITTYNTLIDGACKVGNLDTACRLLNEMLEKDIIPDRITYNTIISGHCKAGHTEQVNLLLNEMLQKGLVPNDFTFNTIIACYYKFGREKEGNRILDYMIERNIPPDICTYNVLIAGHCRAGRIEEASRLLNQLIRNGLAPNNFTYNTIIAGHCMVAGTSVAFKLFNDMVKSGLLPDVITYTTLIMGLCKEGSMQKARLLLSEMLVEGLVPDKIIYTVLIDGHFKNGDIQRAFKLWAEMGKKAIFPDIITYTAFINGLCKISYIEEAHKFFTEMVKQHIFPNNFTYNSLIDGHCKEGNLSSAFGLEKEMVENGLVPNVVIFNTLINGLCKQEMISTANRLCTLMPSNGMSPDVFTYNILINAYCKAANMKQVLEIMDMMSCSGCAPDVITYNTWINGLCITNKTHLAFNLLESLVATGFSPDIFTFNTILDGLCNELLGQAVILLDKLFKMGFIPDTVSYNTLLSHFCSLGMVDQAMMWLGKLMKTFFIPNAITYEILNNVHFDGKKSANIPKKVTREGYLLHCVMQLMINKSHRQEGTQMPSVTLNDNLDGVISLTDIYSKVVQDKDDVLF; from the coding sequence ATGGCAGCAAACATCAGGTGGGGGAGGCATATACAGGTATTTCACACGCACTTCCACATCTGTCTCCTTAGGATTTTTTTTCACAACAATCGAACGATTCAATCCGAAAACGCCCTTATGCGGGTTTCCAGCATTTATCCTCAACACCCACCTTCAACTTGTTCTGTTTCAAGCAAAGAAAATTCAGGTCAAAATCGTGAACTATTTAATAGAGTTTTCGAGACATTAAAACAAGGGCATTGGGGTACCATTGAAGAATTAATCCAAGAGTTGACCGCATTTCAGCTAGTTCAGATCATGAAATTGCTACAAAATCCAACTCTAGCCTTCAGACTTTTCAAACTGAGGTCGTCGCAGCAAAATTCTGGGCATTGTTTTATTTCATTCTGTTGCAAGGTTGCTCACATTCTTGCGAAGGAAAATATGTGGGGTCTTGCACAAGATGTGCTTTGTTATTTGGTGCAGAGAAACTTAGGAGTTTTGGTGATTTTTGAGACCTTGTGGAATAGATTCAGTGGTGGGTATTTTTATTCCCATCCTGCAGTTTTTGATTTCCTCTTCAGGGCCCTTGTTAGAACCAAAATGCTTCGCGATGCAGTGAATATATTTTATAGAATGAAGAGTTTGGGTTTAAGGCCTTGTATTCATtcgtttaatatttttttaaacgtTTTGATTCAACAGAACAGGGCACATATAGCTGTGGAAGCATTGGCAGTTTTGATAGTCAATAACATTGAGCCCAATGTGAGGACTTTTAATACAATCATTAATGCTTCTTGTAAGATAGGAGAGTTTCAGAAAGGGACCGAGTTCATGCAGGAGATGGATAAGTATGGGTGTGAGCCCAATGTATACACTTACAACACACTTATCAATGCGTATTGCAAAGAGGGAAGGTTTCAAGAAGCGTGGAAGCTCTTGTGGATCATGATGGACAGGGGTTGTGGCCCTGATATCACTACTTACAATACTCTTATTGACGGAGCTTGTAAGGTGGGGAATTTGGACACGGCATGCAGGCTTTTGAATGAAATGTTGGAAAAGGATATCATTCCTGATAGGATAACCTATAATACCATCATCTCTGGGCATTGCAAGGCTGGACACACAGAGCAGGTGAACCTTCTCTTGAACGAGATGCTCCAGAAGGGTTTAGTTCCCAACGATTTCACATTTAACACAATCATTGCTTGCTACTACAAGTTTGGCAGAGAAAAGGAGGGAAATAGAATATTAGATTACATGATTGAAAGGAACATACCTCCTGATATATGCACTTACAATGTGCTCATTGCAGGGCATTGTAGAGCTGGACGGATAGAAGAAGCAAGCAGGCTCTTAAATCAACTAATTCGAAATGGTCTTGCTCCAAACAACTTCACTTATAATACAATTATTGCTGGCCACTGCATGGTTGCCGGTACAAGTGTTGCATTCAAACTGTTCAATGATATGGTAAAGAGTGGCCTTTTGCCTGATGTGATTACTTATACTACACTTATAATGGGGTTATGCAAGGAAGGTAGTATGCAGAAGGCACGTTTGCTTTTGAGTGAAATGCTTGTTGAAGGTTTGGTTCCTGACAAAATCATATATACCGTTCTGATTGATGGGCATTTCAAGAATGGTGATATACAGCGAGCTTTCAAGCTGTGGGCAGAAATGGGCAAAAAGGCAATTTTTCCTGATATTATTACTTACACTGCTTTCATAAATGGGCTTTGCAAGATAAGCTACATAGAGGAGGCACATAAATTCTTTACGGAAATGGTAAAACAACACATTTTTCCAAACAATTTCACTTATAACTCATTGATAGATGGACATTGCAAGGAAGGCAATTTATCCTCAGCTTTTGGGCTTGAAAAGGAAATGGTTGAAAATGGGCTTGTGCCTAATGTTGTTATTTTTAATACTCTCATTAATGGACTCTGTAAGCAAGAAATGATAAGTACAGCAAATCGGCTCTGCACTCTCATGCCGAGCAATGGCATGTCCCCTGATGTTTTTACCTACAATATTTTAATTAATGCATACTGTAAGGCAGCTAATATGAAGCAGGTTCTGGAGATCATGGACATGATGTCATGCAGTGGGTGTGCTCCTGATGTTATTACCTACAATACTTGGATAAATGGTCTTTGCATTACAAATAAGACTCATCTAGCTTTTAATCTCCTTGAGAGCCTTGTTGCTACAGGATTTTCTCCAGACATATTCACTTTCAATACAATTTTGGATGGTCTCTGCAATGAATTGCTTGGTCAGGCTGTTATATTGTTAGATAAACTTTTTAAAATGGGTTTTATCCCTGATACCGTATCCTATAATACACTGCTTAGTCATTTTTGTAGCCTTGGCATGGTTGATCAGGCTATGATGTGGTTGGGTAAACTTATGAAAACATTTTTTATTCCCAATGCTATTACATATGAGATATTGAACAATGTTCATTTTGATGGGAAAAAGTCTGCCAATATTCCAAAAAAAGTCACTAGAGAAGGATATCTTTTGCATTGTGTAATGCAGTTAATGATTAACAAGTCACACAGGCAAGAAGGTACTCAGATGCCAAGTGTAACACTTAATGATAATCTGGATGGTGTAATTAGCTTAACTGACATTTATTCTAAGGTTGTACAAGACAAAGACGACGTGCTTTTCTGA